The following nucleotide sequence is from Patagioenas fasciata isolate bPatFas1 chromosome 9, bPatFas1.hap1, whole genome shotgun sequence.
agaagttgcatcaactccacctcagggtctgaggtccatggactcagcaccaaacccatcagaggggtcattaaagcgccttggactgctcctgtgctgctgagctgggctgggatcctgggacacagggagctcctggcaagcggcagcgctgcagagggccagctctgcccaggagcagctcctctgcacagcgcagcagggctgagggctctgcctggggatctcagggagacgagcaaggcagagagagatgaaaggtcgtcaggactgggaggatgactgagagctcactggagaagaaacctttgcagcccttgccatggtaagtctctgggtgcagggcaatgcagctgtagctcctggaggcatctcctaaaactggcacaggcacagctggtgggatctgtaaggacggggatattGTCAGGGAATCTTGAACAgttgtgaagccaggtgagcacccaggggtgcccagtgctgtcctgcagagcagggtccctgcaccccagggctgtgccggggcagggactctgccgcctgccagggtcagcgctcagcctgcccggggagatccccatggtgctgcagggagaaactctgcctgaaaggaacaaccccagcattgcaggtccttctgctgtactgggtcagagctgctcagagctccacatcactgcaggacattcccaggggacttttaaaaaagtgcagcaaggcagtgattacctgaatgggaaggatcctgataatttagtcatttactctgggttgatggggtgggcgctggggcatagaaactaatttcttggttcagaatgaggccctgaaattcaagatccatttctcttaaaggtgaataaacctgggaatatcagaactaaacacaccctgggttatagacagcatcaggatgagttttccaggctcatcaaggctggtctgttgttcccatcagagctgcccacacagagctgcccctgggcagtgcccggctgctgggaggggtctgcagcgcagagctgagcacacagcgggtgggatggggtctgtgacactgacaggaggagacctggggacacagacacagctgcaggcagggacagctccaggcagcagagcagggggtgctcagcagctcttttgatccttctctgcagatgatgctgggtgttgtctgctgggcaatgatccgaCGGTCCCTTGAGCACACTCGATCTTCAGgggccctgactctgctctgctgagcctttccttggggtccgcactctcctctcagagtcctttgcttctctcagtgaggggtcgtgtcctgctctctccatcacatctccacctctgggctggggcagggaagagtctgCAGATGTGCCCTTTCGAACAGTGCTCACCCACTTCTATATGACtccagttgtttggctttttcagagagttatttgtgtgtgaattcatcttcaaagcagcaccagcaaaatctcTCAAGAGATGGGTTAAAAAACGGAAAGACACTGCTACTCTCCTGGCTCTGTTCTAAGCCATAGGAAGCTGAGCCCTATCACCTGTCCTGCCACACAACTCTCCTCATTTtggtcatgaaaatgaagactttctcccttcccatatgtgatggtggaaaataaaaaccacagacaatattattatgaagacatgttaaggctcccttctgcagcccacgttcttagagacatgagtgcagatactgaacttttccaccaatggtggtttacacctgacactgcttgtgaatgctggatctgtcacaaaccagctcccgtgtccccgctggagcagaccaaagctggctgcttggcagcacacgggcagaggtcctgctgctcacagcacactcagccagcacaaaccagaagatagaaatgcatttcaaatggagtgattactatgaaaaaatgtagtggacttttcagaagagtcttcctgcattttaatttgtcatttcgttttttagaccagtacctccatgtcaggaaggagcaaatgtccaacagcagctccatcacccagttcctcctcctgccgttcacagacacaccggagctgcagctcttgcacttctggctcttcctgggcatctacctggctgccctcctgggcaacggcctcatcatcaccaccatagcctgggaccagcacctccacacccccatgtacttcttcctgctcaacgtcgccctcctcgacctgggctccatctccaccattgtccccaaatccatggtcaactctccgtgggataccagggtcatttcctatgcaggatgtgctgcacaactctttctttttttctttttagcttcagcagaattttaccttctcactgtcatgtcctacgaccgctacgttgccatctgcaaacccctgcactacgggaccctcctgggcagcagagcttgtgtccacatggcagcagctgcctgggccactgggtttctctatgctctgctgcacacggccaatacattttcactgccactctgcaagggcaatgccctgggccagttcttctgtgaaatcccccagatcctcaagctctcctgctcgggcacctacctcagggaacttgggattcttgtggtcagttgctgtttagcttttatgtgcttcattttcatcatggtgtcctacgtgcagatcttcagggccgtgctgaggatcccctctgagcagggacggcacaaagccttttccacctgcctccctcacctggccgtggtgtccttgtttgtcagcactggcatatttgctcacctgaagcccccctctgtctcctccccatccctggatctggtggtgtctgttctgtactcagtgttacctccagcagtcaaccccctcatctacagcatgaggaaccaggagctcaaggatgccctgtgcaaactcatatataagtgttttctggagcaataaactgcccctctgcttctgcataggagttttaaagaaacttattacaggcttagcctgtcatctggattttctgttttggtgtgttggttttttattgttataatgttttcatcccctttccaattctctgtctgcttttcttttataaccactggctgtataaatgaggagccgtgctctccttttgtttaaacaaaataaaggttcttatagtgacttgtttttcactgtatcccccctgcagggctattttggagctgcagggacagttcctgtgtgcgtgggtagaagggaaaagagcatggcagcactgccacagagcaccagtgcttggtcttccagagctgttctggttccactcccacactctccttctcatcccttgtgttggtgcaaggcctgagtgctctggcagcttggtccccgtcctgctgtgtgtcagtgctgtgagcgcaggcagggacaggcaatgggcactgctctgacagagctgggctcacaacagcctttccagatagaaaggtgatctcctcagggcagggcctgaaggtttaggtcttcttataaaccttctctcaagaacatgtccacaaaagtggccacagatgcaaaccccagggcacagctgaacagtgtttgtgtgcagggctggcacacagcagtgtcctctcacagccaggcctcctgccagagatgtggatgttgtgatgggtgggaagttggctggatgaccaagcccaaagatcatcagtggtacaaagtcctgtgtttagtcggtttctagtggcatccctcagtgatgagtactggggccaacactgttgaatgtctttattctgccccttcatcgtgtcatggagcacagtttcagctcctttgtgcatgatgcaaagctgggcagaggcctagaacaacctcacctggtttaccctgccttgagcaggagagtgagacaagatgatgttcagggctctcttcaaacctgagttattctaggattcaatgaatctttaccttggagaggtgtttgaagacagaagatgtagtccttaccagttaaaagaatgaatcctgcctgcagttgctaacctaaaatatgtaatactaaaatacacatcctcagGATGGGAGACTGGGGTCAGCCTGGGACCCTTTCTCAAAAAGCATgtgtagtgataaaatgattatgtaacccatatgccaatgtgtaaacacttggctctttagggctgcccttacagaacgcttctccactcaggttttttgtaggaaataaatttaatcaatttgataaaacaagcctagctttatctagtcaggtcctggcccatGAGGAGGGTGACGGATGgctatgggattatgaggtcacttgtgtctcacagactcaaattgatttcaaagactatggctgtgaaggggactgtgatgtgagttctgtctggggaggtgacagcccagcagcaggaatagagctgggaaggtatctctgcctaagcacccacaggccctacctagGAAGAGGTCTTGGAAACGGGTTGTCACGTCTCTTCCACTTGAGAAcacgaagggacagcagcagggacatggtcgtgtctgtcagagaagttgaaacgccaacagcagccatggggttcagaagatcatgatgaggttacatctcacctgtcaggtaaaagatcACAAGagatgctgggctgagagcaggtggggaagcgagatgggtgtctgcagcctgcagggaaagaggggcaggggtaggaccgtgtagaacagcctgtgatggagatggcaaagggcgctggcaaggctggaagggacccacagaacccaggtccttGTCCCCTTGGCcttggcagttgtctctgtcactgaGGCCTTTGAGAaaacgttgtcctcatggcactggggcctcggtgcctccttgcagccccatggggaagctggaagttgttgtcccagtgttgtccttccctgggccttgcacgcccacatcccacggtcccaggaagagccctgagccgtgtgtgagggacaggatcccccttcccattgcctggaggtcatggcttctcctttctgcttcagaaagcaaaccaaggggtttctgagcatcagagctgaagaaaagactaaaaggagacctcatggtggctacagcttcctcacaaggggagaaggaagggaaagtactgatctctttagtgaccagtggcagaaccccagtggtgagatgaacccaaatgagcacaaatgctgtcagctattccttcgggtgccatgaagggcagtgggacagagatggtgttcaggggtctcttccagcgtgtgttactgtaggattccatgaatcttttccctggagagctctttcaagtcagaatagacagaggaaagagaaaaaaaagaggcagaagcagaggtataaatggcccagtgtaaatacagcagctcctctgaggaacgtttctccactcaaacccttgataggaaatctattggatacatttgatgaatccagctcagttttatctgctcacacactggaccacaaggagggtgatgcctgggtacgatgccatgtggtcacttgtgtctcaggaactcatggtccagcaggaagccaatggctgtggagggcactgtgaggtcacttctgccgcTGCAGGGGActggccaacagcaggaacatggctgggaaaggactgtgaggtcacacataccagacgagcaatcgggcccaatcagcgtggttttgcgaaaggcaggtcctgcttgaccaccctgatctccctctatgacaaggtgaccggctgagcagatgagggaaagtctgtcgtggcgagtgaatccgccacacaggctgtgggtgttgtgtccttagactgcagtaaagcctttgacaccgtatcccacagcatctccgggagaagctgcagctcatggcctggatggtgtatctgcgatgggtatagaactggctggggggccgggcccaaagagttgtggggaatggagccaaatccagttggtggccggtcacgagtggtgtccccagggctcagtattggagttaattttgtttaatccttttatcagtgatctgtatgaggggatcgagtgcaacctcagtaagttcgcagatgacaccaagttgagtgggagtgttgatctgctggagtgtgggaaggctctacagagggatctggagctgctggttcattaggctgaggccatttgtctgaggtttaacacagccatgtgccagttcctgtactggggtcataacaacccactgcaacactacaggctgggggaagagtggctcgaaagctgcctagcggaaaaagacctgggggtgttgatcgaatatgactgaacgtgagccagcgtgtgcccaggtgaccaaaaaggccaatggcctcctggcttacatcaagaatagtgtagtaaccAGAACCACGGCagcgatcatccccctgtactcgacgatggtgcgGCCACAACTCGAATCCTTGGTTCAGCTTTGGCCCATCACtgtaggaaagaccttgaggtgctggagtgagtgcaggggagagggacaaggctgttgagggtctggagcacaagtctgctgaggagcagctctggtACCCTGGGTTGttatagcctggagaaaaggagactgaggggaggcaTTTCtgatctctacaactatctgaaaagaggttgtagcatggagggtgttgtttttctcctgtgtagcaagtgacaggatgagaggaaatggcctcagcttctgccagagaaggttcagaattgatattaggaaacatttcttcatggaaagggttgtgaagcagtggaacaggctgcccagggatgtggttgagtcaccattctttgttccttagcacagcttctaggaggatctgctccatgatcttcccaggcacaggtaagaggctgacaggtcagtagttttcggggtcctcctttctacagcagagaaacactgacaCACGGAgcagcttggaacatggagactggacacgaggaggaagaaatgtcacccaaagggcagtgctgtggtacgagaaatcatcgagaaggagcatgagatcagtccatgtccttgtgtttcaaggaacagagaatgagagtggagacacatcagtcaacgtatggaaatatcagggtgagagcaagaggaggaagcgagatgggtgtctacagcctgcagggaaacagaagcagctgtgggacagtgtaggacaacctgtggtggagatggcaaagggcactggcaaggctggatgtcaccaagagaacccaagtctttgtccccttggctatggccatcgcctctgccaccaaggcctgtgaggagacatgttgtcctgaggcactggggcacctcatggcctccttgcacagcCCCAGTAAGGCTGgaaactgtcacaccattgtccttcactcagcattacacagcccacatccccctggcccatgaagagccctgagcaatgtgtgagggacaggatctgccttcccaggggctgggggtcaggccttggcctctctgcttcatccaacaaaaccagggttttctcagcacctcagctgcctgcacatttccctttgtttatctgccaccatggcctccaattctctgctctaacgagtccctggggaggctttgctggtacttgccctcagtggaactcattaatacttcaaggtacttagtattttttcttctggctttgacttctggaaaggtttgtgcaatctcctctcagcacctgagtaatgttcaaggactgagcaccaaatgcaccatggggctcattacagagaagaaagctctaacaaaccatgtatcttcttataattgtcttccaatcttgtctagttaattagagaattttcttggtgtaattatggagaaagatttcaaaaagtttctgacaaaaatgtctttctattgtaaagggtgcatttcattactgttcagtttggagaagaggtgactgcagcattatctgatgttgatccagggtctctcctaagcaggtctggactggctggagaagctgtcccttgagctctcacaccgtgtgcacaaccttgctcctcacctccccaaccccctcgtttctctcgttggccccctgggccttgcatcccttttccttacaccagacttctccactgcagtctgcagctggatgtgccagctcctttgcaccagctcccacctgctcttctTGGAGATCTGgttgcacacagcaaagagggacttcgctttacctttgaacaaacaaaataacactgatgagagtcatgattaacagaaaacacattcctcaactgtacaccaaggacaaactgccaccactgaggttcaccttctccaaggcagaaccatgcaagaaatgttgtagacagaaaggaaatttaaaaataagcacaataaaagaattggctaaagacagaattagacagactactgaaagacaaggaagcttttaactccttgaagctgaaagcagcaactggactgttgacaagtgcctgagtgatcaaacagtgagaggaagggaaacccagaga
It contains:
- the LOC139828673 gene encoding olfactory receptor 14J1-like, encoding MEKCRDAVTDTPELQLLHFWLFLGIYLAALLGNGLIITTIAWDQHLHTPMYFFLLNVALLDLGSISTIVPKSMVNSPWDTRVISYAGCAAQLFLFFFLASAEFYLLTVMSYDRYVAICKPLHYGTLLGSRACVHMAAAAWATGFLYALLHTANTFSLPLCKGNALGQFFCEIPQILKLSCSGTYLRELGILVVSCCLAFMCFIFIMVSYVQIFRAVLRIPSEQGRHKAFSTCLPHLAVVSLFVSTGIFAHLKPPSVSSPSLDLVVSVLYSVLPPAVNPLIYSMRNQELKDALCKLIYKCFLEQ